In one Lolium rigidum isolate FL_2022 chromosome 3, APGP_CSIRO_Lrig_0.1, whole genome shotgun sequence genomic region, the following are encoded:
- the LOC124700007 gene encoding uncharacterized protein LOC124700007 produces MAESEWPPSSFVMWVFSSVNGQWEEKAFVRQGPPAGTIAQLAAFEWCHARHAVYCRGALYVQREHHFVIRLSLSDSTYQVIKPPNTLQSVRYHDSYLGKSKKGVYYVLMLGNSNLQVWVLEESRDGYAEWMLEHDVDLQVLIPRLNYRSQAYGPWILQDVNYNEDKHIAIYNDNESTIVDQDFEWNSDDDALDTEDMVDDMVDAGNHNGASVLGLHPFKEIVFLSRSISRGLAYHLSTSKLEDIGSIYPKYYREVSGPHRDIQDFFPYTPCWME; encoded by the exons ATGGCAGAGTCAGAATGGCCACCTTCATCATTTGTAATGTGGGTCTTCTCGTCAGTGAATGGACAATGGGAGGAAAAGGCCTTCGTACGTCAAGGGCCGCCCGCAGGGACTATTGCTCAATTGGCAGCATTCGAATGGTGTCATGCGCGTCATGCCGTGTATTGCCGTGGTGCGCTTTACGTGCAGCGCGAACACCATTTTGTCATCAG GTTATCGTTATCAGATAGCACATACCAGGTAATTAAACCGCCCAATACTCTTCAATCCGTGAGATACCATGATAGCTATCTAGGAAAATCCAAAAAGGGAGTGTACTATGTACTAATGCTTGGAAATTCAAACCTTCAAGTATGGGTCCTTGAAGAATCGCGTGATGGATATGCTGAGTGGATGTTGGAGCATGATGTAGACCTTCAAGTACTAATTCCACGTCTCAACTACCGCTCGCAAGCTTACGGGCCATGGATCTTGCAGGATGTTAACTACAACGAAGATAAGCATATCGCTATTTACAACGATAATGAATCTACAATAGTAGACCAGGATTTTGAATGGAACTCCGATGATGATGCCCTAGACACTGAAGATATGGTTGACGATATGGTTGACGCAGGCAACCACAATGGTGCTTCGGTCCTTGGACTCCATCCTTTCAAAGAAATCGTCTTCCTAAGCCGTAGCATAAGTAGGGGATTGGCGTACCATTTGAGTACTTCCAAGCTTGAAGACATCGGTAGCATATATCCAAAGTATTACCGTGAAGTTTCTGGCCCGCATAGAGATATTCAAGATTTTTTTCCATACACGCCTTGCTGGATGGAGTAG